From the Lolium rigidum isolate FL_2022 chromosome 2, APGP_CSIRO_Lrig_0.1, whole genome shotgun sequence genome, one window contains:
- the LOC124688121 gene encoding protein CYPRO4-like — protein sequence MGGSHSREDLDFTDSDDDDSASRASDASSDFSTPPPASASRAARLPTPASIDAIDTHLRNLHLKYSDPISPNPSPTPNPAAAAAALNAVKLYLHIGGSTPAARWVISDRLVAASFIRSGDPSSDDDDEPAGPWCLVVGSKIRARVGPELQLKTFPAQRRVDFVADGVWALKFLHPDGYGDFNAKYHSCLFENSYGVAATDEGRAKVFGKDFAAWARPEFGDESIWEDATDAFSPGPKGGGSSPMPARSPMLRPLMEDFREFEEPVEEDGGGIQSLALGALDNSFLVGDAGIHVVKNFEHGIHGKGVSVKISGGGTNFTTPKKALLMRAETNMLLMSPATDGKPHAKGVHQLDIETGRVVSQWKFGKDGADINMRDITNDSKGAQMDASESTFLGLDDNRLCRWDMRDRHGIVQNLANSMESPVLEWTQGHQFTRGTNFQCFASTGDGSIVVGSLDGKIRLYSKSSMRMAKTAFPGLGLPITHVDVTYDGKWILGTTDSYLILICTIFIDKDGKEKTGFGGRMGNRIAAPRLLKLSPLHSHLAGDNSKFREGRFSWVTENGKQERHLVTTVGKYSVVWNFLQVKNSHHECYQNQEGLKSCYCYKVIPKDESIVASRFMHEKYDTSDCPEAPLVVATPMKVTSFSVSSQR from the exons atgggggGCTCGCACAGCCGGGAGGACCTCGACTTCACcgactccgacgacgacgactccgcctcccgcgcctccgacgcctcctccgacttctccacccctccccccgcctccgcctccagggCCGCTAGGCTGCCCACCCCcgcctccatcgacgccatcgacacccACCTCCGCAACCTCCACCTCAAGTACTCCGACCCCATCTCCCCCAACCCCAGCCCCACCCccaaccccgccgccgccgccgccgccctcaacGCCGTCAAGCTCTACCTCCACATCGGCGGCTCCACCCCCGCCGCGCGCTGGGTGATCTCCGACCGCCTCGTCGCCGCGTCCTTCATCCGCTCGGGCGAcccctcctccgacgacgacgacgagcccgccggcccGTGGTGCCTCGTCGTGGGCTCCAAGATCCGGGCCAGGGTCGGGCCCGAGCTGCAGCTCAAGACCTTCCCCGCGCAGCGCCGCGTCGACTTCGTCGCCGACGGCGTCTGGGCGCTCAAGTTCCTGCACCCCGACGGCTACGGCGACTTCAACGCCAAGTACCACAGCTGCCTCTTCGAGAACAGCTACGGCGTGGCCGCCACGGACGAGGGCCGCGCCAAGGTCTTCGGGAAGGACTTCGCGGCCTGGGCGCGCCCCGAGTTCGGGGACGAGTCCATATGGGAGGACGCCACCGACGCCTTCTCGCCGGGCCCCaagggcggcggcagcagccctaTGCCTGCGCGGAGCCCGATGCTGCGGCCTCTCATGGAGGATTTCAGGGAGTTTGAGGAGCCCGTGGAGGAGGATGGTGGTGGCATACAGAGCCTCGCTCTGGGCGCGCTTGATAACAGTTTCCTTGTCGGGGATGCAGGGATACATGTGGTGAAGAATTTCGAGCATGGGATCCATGGGAAGGGCGTCTCTGTCAAGATCTCCGGAGGGGGAACAAACTTCACCACGCCCAAGAAGGCGCTTCTGATGCGTGCCGAGACAAACATGCTCCTGATGAGCCCAGCAACCGATGGGAAGCCGCACGCCAAGGGGGTGCATCAGCTTGACATTGAGACCGGGAGGGTGGTCTCGCAGTGGAAGTTCGGCAAGGATGGGGCAGACATCAATATGAGGGATATCACCAACGACAGCAAGGGCGCACAGATGGATGCGTCGGAGTCCACCTTCTTGGGACTGGATGACAACCGATTGTGCCGCTGGGATATGAGGGACCGCCATGGCATCGTGCAGAACTTGGCGAATTCGATGGAGTCCCCAGTATTGGAATGGACCCAGGGCCATCAGTTCACCAGGGGGACTAACTTCCAGTGCTTTGCATCTACTGGTGATGGGTCCATTGTTGTTGGCTCACTCGATGGCAAGATTCGTTTGTACTCAAAGAGCTCTATGAGGATGGCGAAGACGGCCTTCCCAGGGCTGGGTTTGCCCATTACTCATGTGGATGTCACTTACGACGGGAAGTGGATACTCGGGACAACCGATTCTTACCTTATTCTCATATGCACCATTTTCATCGACAAGGATGGGAAGGAGAAGACTGGATTTGGTGGTAGGATGGGGAACAGGATTGCTGCCCCAAGATTGCTCAAGCTCAGCCCACTGCACTCTCATCTTGCAGGGGACAACAGCAAGTTCCGTGAGGGCAGGTTCTCATGG GTCACTGAGAATGGAAAGCAGGAGAGGCATCTCGTCACGACGGTGGGAAAGTACAGCGTGGTGTGGAACTTCCTTCAGGTGAAGAACAGCCACCACGAGTGCTACCAAAACCAGGAAGGCCTCAAGAGCTGCTACTGCTATAAGGTGATCCCCAAGGATGAGTCCATCGTAGCCAGCCGCTTCATGCACGAGAAGTACGACACGAGCGACTGCCCGGAGGCGCCGCTGGTCGTCGCGACACCCATGAAGGTCACCTCCTTCAGCGTATCTAGCCAGAGGTAG
- the LOC124688120 gene encoding protein transport protein Sec61 subunit gamma-like, producing the protein MDAVDSVVDPLREFAKDSVRLVKRCHKPDRKEFTKVAVRTAIGFVVMGFVGFFVKLIFIPINNIIVGSG; encoded by the exons ATGGACGCCGTGGACTCCGTCGTCGACCCGCTCCGGGAGTTCGCCAAGGACAGCGTGCGCCTCGTCAAGCGCTGCCACAAGCCCGACCGCAAGG AGTTCACCAAGGTGGCGGTGCGGACGGCGATCGGGTTCGTCGTCATGGGCTTCGTCGGCTTCTTCGTCAAGCTCATCTTCATCCCCATCAACAACATCATCGTCGGCTCCGGCTGA